From the genome of Alicyclobacillus sp. SO9:
GAGGCAAGACTATACCAGTCTGAAGACTGGTATCGGAACTTGGTGGAACTTTCTCCCCAGGCCATTGTTGTACATGTTAATGGAGAGATTATCTATGCGAATCCCGCTGCCGTAACACTGCTGGGTGTACCTGAAGCTCGTGATTTGCTGGGATACTCTATTTTCGATCTCGTTGATCCAAACGAACGGGAGCAACTGATTTACCGATCGGATCATGCCATGGCGAAAGAAGGAAATACAATTGAGTTGATGGAACACGTCATTTCCTTTCAAGGCCGCATTTTGACGGTTGAGGGAATGGGTGTGGGTATCCGGTATGACGGACATCCGGCTGTACAGCTCTTTATTCGAGATATTACGGAAAGGAAAAGGGCAGAACAAGCCACTCGATATGCGGAAGACTTGCTGAGAGGTCAAAATGCAGTTCTCAACCTGATTGCTCAGGGTACTGAAGTGAGAGAAACGTTGACTGAGATTGTTTCCCAGATTGAATCAAAAAGCCCGCACCGCCGATGCAGAATTTTTGTGGAATCGGGGAATCATCACTTTTACGTTGGATCGCGCAATCGTATAAACAATAATTTGTGGTCCAAAAGTCTCCTTTCCTCTTCCGGCGCAACCATAGGCAACATTGATATTCACAATGTTTTTGCCAGTCCACCAACGCAAACTGAAATTGACCTCTACGACACGTACAGTCAATTGGCTGAACTTGCAATACGGCAGTGGTTGGCAGCGGAAGAAATTAGCCGATTGGCTTACCGTGATCCCCTTACAAATCTCCCAAACCGTCGCGTAGTTGAAGACACCTTTACGAGCCTCGTGTCGTCAACTCCTGACAAACTGTGTGCCGTGATGATGCTCGATATTGATCGTTTTAAATGGATTAACGATACGTTTGGTCATGACGTAGGCGACCAAATCATTAAAGTGATTGCGAATCGCCTGATAGAGTGTGTAGGAGCGGACGACGTGGTGAGTCGGACAGGAGGAGACGAGTTTACTATTGTGGTGTGCGACGACTGCAGCAGAGAAGAACTGTGGCTACTCGGTGAAGAAATTCTTCAGTCTGTGCAAGAAACTGTCGCCGTGGGAGAGCACGAGTTCAGCCTTACCATTAGCGTTGGCATCGCTTTGTATCCGAAACATGGACTGACTCTTAAAGACCTTTTAAAGAATGCGGATTCAGCGATGTATGATGCGAAAGCAAAGGGTCGTAACGCCATCAGCATTTATGCATTGAGAATGAATGACAAGTTTGAAGACCGGCTGATACTCGAACATGACATTCGACACGCTTTTGAGCACGAGGAGTTTGTGATTGAATATCAACCCAAAGTCGACCTTGGCAGCTACCGAATTACAGGGGCAGAAGCACTCTTGCGCTGGTTTCATCCAACTCGAGGGATGGTTTCGCCAGACGATTTCGTAAAGGTTGCCGAAGATATGGGGCTCATTGATGTTATTGGTCAATGGGTTCTGGAAACGGTGCTAAAACAGTTGCAAGATTGGGACATTCAAGGTGCCAGGGATGTTCCCATTGCGGTAAATGTCTCGGCTCATCAGTTTGTACAGCCTGCTTTCGCAGACTTTGTCGGAGAAGCACTCCAACGATATAGGGTCCAACCGCAGTTGCTGGAGTTAGAGATAACAGAGACGGCGTTTATGACGAATATCGAAGTTGCTGCCAAAAACATTCGGTATTTGGCGCGAATGGGAGTGAAAATCATATTCGACGATTTTGGAACTGGATACTCATCGCTTTCACTGTTGAACAGCTTTGAAATCGACAGTCTTAAAATTGACCGTTCATTTGTTGAAGGATTGTCATGGCGTGACGCAACATGCGAAAGTATTTTGATTTCAATCATTTCTTTAGGACAAAGTCTGGGGATGAATCTCATTGCAGAAGGCGTTGAAGATGAGGAACAATTACGTTTTCTTAAGGAGCGGGACTGCAATGAAGCGCAAGGTTATTTGTTCAGCAAATCCCTGTCAGCTTCCGCACTGGAGCGGTTACTCACTGACAACGAGCCGTTGAGAATAGACGTGTAACTGACAATCAGGAAAACGAGCGAAAGGAGGAGACAAGGGTGATATTTGTGGACAATCAAGGTGTGACGGATCCAACAATCAACTTGGCCATGGAAGAGTATATTGTCTCCGGTATGAATGATGATGAAACTTATCTTCTCTTTTATATTAACAAACCCTGTATTATCATCGGAAAAAACCAAAATACGTTTGAGGAGATTAATCCGGTGTATGTACGGGAATGGGAACTGCCTGTTGTTCGACGTCTCTCCGGAGGAGGAGCAGTTTACCATGATTTTGGGAATCTTAACTTTAGTTTTATTACCAATCGGGAGGTTGACAGTTTCAGGAACTTCCGCCGTTTTACAGAACCTGTGACCAGTGCGCTGCGCGAATTGGGCGTGGATGCAAAGATGACGGGCAGAAATGATATTGAAGTAGACGGAAAGAAAATTTCGGGCAACGCCCAATTTACAGCAAACGACCGCATGTTCAATCACGGCACCTTGATGTTCGACGTTGACTTGGAAGCCGTTACTGCGGCACTGAACGTTCAGGCGGACAAAATTGAATCCAAAGGCATAAAGTCTGTTCGGGGACGGGTGGCCAACATCAGGGAGTATCTACAAACGGATATGACGATTGAGGATTTCCGCCAGAAATTGCTGCACACGATATTCTCTGCTGAAACTGTTCCCACTTATGAGTTTACAGAGTCAGACTGGCGTCAAATTCACCTCATCGCCGAACACAGGTACCGGGACTGGGACTGGAATTACGGCAGGTCTCCGGAGTTTAATGTGCGGCGGTCAAAGCGGTTCCCCATTGGCAAGATTGATATTCGTTTGGACGTAAAGAACGGGTGGGTTGAACAGTGCAAGCTTTATGGAGATTTCTTTGGAACAGGTGATATGAAAAACATTGAAGACAGACTTGTGAAATGCAGATACAACTATGCTGACATACGAAAAGCGGTTGAGGACGTTGATTTCTCGTACTACTTTGGCGACATTAGTCTTGATGAGTTTTTGAGTCTGTTCTAGAGGATGACAGTGCAATCTCCGATATGACAGAACAAGTGTAAGCTTCAAATTAGACAATGCTTCTGATATTCTACAGGTGACCATTTGGTCAGAAGAACACCTGCAGTTTTTTTGAGTGCCGTCTCATCGAGGAGTCAGAGCTATGGAACCGATTCAAAAAGAGAGAAAGATTTACCGATATAAAAATGGCCATGTTGACGAGATGACCGACTTGGTTGTATCTGAATATCCGCTGACCATTAAAGTGAATGGGGAAGAATTCTCAACTATTGTGAGTACACCGGAGTATTTGGAAGACCTAACGCTTGGCTTTTTGGCTTCCGAAGGAGTCATTCAATCCCCTGATGAGGTCAAGAGTCTGACAATCTCACGGACTCAAGGTGTCGCTCATGTCGAAGTCCAGAATCTGCAGCGTTTCCGGCAGTTGTTTCGGGCTAAGCGAGTTGTGACCTCTTGTTGCGGTATGTCGAGGCAAGGTTTCGTGTTTGTCAACGACGAGTTGACTGCAAAGAAGATGGAGGGCGTTCATGTCCGTGTGACCTTTGACGAATGCTTCCACTTGATAGATGAACTTCAGCAACAGTCGGATTTGTTTCAATCTACTGGGGGCGTTCACAACGCTTCGTTATGTACGACAGATGGGACAGTTTTGTCGAGACGGGACATCGGGCGACACAATGCACTGGACAAAATTTACGGGTATTGTCTGCGTGAGAAGATTGACTTACAGGACAAAATTGTCGTTTTCAGCGGCAGGATTTCATCAGAAATTTTAATGAAGGTTGCCAAAATAGGCTGTGAGATTGTTTTGTCAAAATCCGCCCCAACAGACCTGGCACTGACCGCTGCAGAAGAATTGGGGATTACCACTATCGGCTTTATCAGAGGTGAATCCTTAAATGTCTATACCAGGCCAGACCGGGTTGTGAATCTCGATTGAAGCACAGATAAGCCATGGACCAACTCTGTCCATGGCTTAATCGGCGCAGTGCGGGATTCCACTGAAGGTTGTGAATGTGATTCTGTGCAATGGTGGAGTCTGCTTCTCCATCCTGAGTAAAAGCTTACAGAGTTGCTGCAGGACTCGTTTATGCTTCTTGGTCACTTTCATAGGCTGTGATGATTTCAGTGGGTGTAGACGTATCGTGTTGTCGTGCAATTCTCATAGCT
Proteins encoded in this window:
- a CDS encoding bifunctional diguanylate cyclase/phosphodiesterase, with the protein product MREGSEHREARLYQSEDWYRNLVELSPQAIVVHVNGEIIYANPAAVTLLGVPEARDLLGYSIFDLVDPNEREQLIYRSDHAMAKEGNTIELMEHVISFQGRILTVEGMGVGIRYDGHPAVQLFIRDITERKRAEQATRYAEDLLRGQNAVLNLIAQGTEVRETLTEIVSQIESKSPHRRCRIFVESGNHHFYVGSRNRINNNLWSKSLLSSSGATIGNIDIHNVFASPPTQTEIDLYDTYSQLAELAIRQWLAAEEISRLAYRDPLTNLPNRRVVEDTFTSLVSSTPDKLCAVMMLDIDRFKWINDTFGHDVGDQIIKVIANRLIECVGADDVVSRTGGDEFTIVVCDDCSREELWLLGEEILQSVQETVAVGEHEFSLTISVGIALYPKHGLTLKDLLKNADSAMYDAKAKGRNAISIYALRMNDKFEDRLILEHDIRHAFEHEEFVIEYQPKVDLGSYRITGAEALLRWFHPTRGMVSPDDFVKVAEDMGLIDVIGQWVLETVLKQLQDWDIQGARDVPIAVNVSAHQFVQPAFADFVGEALQRYRVQPQLLELEITETAFMTNIEVAAKNIRYLARMGVKIIFDDFGTGYSSLSLLNSFEIDSLKIDRSFVEGLSWRDATCESILISIISLGQSLGMNLIAEGVEDEEQLRFLKERDCNEAQGYLFSKSLSASALERLLTDNEPLRIDV
- a CDS encoding lipoate--protein ligase, whose protein sequence is MIFVDNQGVTDPTINLAMEEYIVSGMNDDETYLLFYINKPCIIIGKNQNTFEEINPVYVREWELPVVRRLSGGGAVYHDFGNLNFSFITNREVDSFRNFRRFTEPVTSALRELGVDAKMTGRNDIEVDGKKISGNAQFTANDRMFNHGTLMFDVDLEAVTAALNVQADKIESKGIKSVRGRVANIREYLQTDMTIEDFRQKLLHTIFSAETVPTYEFTESDWRQIHLIAEHRYRDWDWNYGRSPEFNVRRSKRFPIGKIDIRLDVKNGWVEQCKLYGDFFGTGDMKNIEDRLVKCRYNYADIRKAVEDVDFSYYFGDISLDEFLSLF
- the fdhD gene encoding formate dehydrogenase accessory sulfurtransferase FdhD; this encodes MEPIQKERKIYRYKNGHVDEMTDLVVSEYPLTIKVNGEEFSTIVSTPEYLEDLTLGFLASEGVIQSPDEVKSLTISRTQGVAHVEVQNLQRFRQLFRAKRVVTSCCGMSRQGFVFVNDELTAKKMEGVHVRVTFDECFHLIDELQQQSDLFQSTGGVHNASLCTTDGTVLSRRDIGRHNALDKIYGYCLREKIDLQDKIVVFSGRISSEILMKVAKIGCEIVLSKSAPTDLALTAAEELGITTIGFIRGESLNVYTRPDRVVNLD